The proteins below come from a single Triplophysa rosa linkage group LG12, Trosa_1v2, whole genome shotgun sequence genomic window:
- the LOC130563057 gene encoding kelch-like protein 42 has translation MAGFRQVIAAVFMYLCTWLNECLKWVQRRFNSRLNWAEFRQADPDLTKHKPENQQSDVWRTHQDYRTYRHQSNGPMVMVKTSTHTFHVDLEKLADCSEYFRALSHSCMKEMSERLVHLEHVPSLVFHNLLEFCFLQRFCVPEDLLMEHLRVSSYLLATSFTDRLLITLSQALTEHTCPSYLQLAEGLCSVELQETVLTFMSKHLLELPHLSKGLDEHLHAKVLRLRSNGTPRLCCLRKENLTSRSDPETDAARKLFRLEEGDYGKWSPLIDLPFCADKWCFTTAVVYNYLYVIGGYRHRVKKGYEFKMASFRYNPLTHRWVSMAPLIKHRRHFSAAVCEERIYAVGGWYLDSLVTPDSSTGVYTAVEVYDPWTDAWSFVSSLPLTDFQFSLSLSHDSPLTTSLGHCLYVLGNIARTGEKLVLRYDTRQDCWCELLPTLTRSSADLPSLHFLGAADSQLIVIGGNNSETIVTSFCVESKKWGQIRAMEKSTFIGQGTVLHNDLYTSGTNHSIVKVNLQSLSLSALPSLPVSTCYESLFHLCF, from the exons ATGGCTGGTTTTCGTCAGGTTATAGCTGCTGTCTTCATGTATTTGTGTACATGGCTGAATGAATGTTTAAAATGGGTTCAGAGACGTTTCAACAGCAGATTAAACTGGGCTGAGTTCAGACAAGCAGATCCTGATCTCACAAAGCACAAGCCTGAAAACCAACAGTCGGACGTTTGGAGAACACATCAAGACTACAGGACCTATCGACACCAGAGCAACGGACCAATGGTGATGGTCAAAACCAGCACCCACACATTCCAC GTGGATTTGGAGAAGCTAGCAGACTGCAGCGAGTATTTCAGGGCTTTGTCCCACTCCTGTATGAAAGAGATGTCTGAACGGTTGGTGCATCTAGAACACGTTCCATCTTTGGTCTTCCACAACCTCCTGGAGTTCTGCTTCCTTCAGCGGTTCTGTGTTCCTGAAGACCTTCTAATGGAACACCTGCGAGTGAGTAGCTACCTGCTGGCGACCAGCTTCACTGATCGTCTACTGATCACCCTCTCTCAGGCCCTGACGGAGCATACCTGTCCGAGTTACCTACAGCTGGCTGAAGGACTGTGTAGTGTGGAACTTCAAGAGACTGTTCTAACTTTCATGAGCAAGCACCTGCTTGAACTTCCACACCTGAGTAAAGGCTTGGATGAGCATCTTCACGCTAAGGTTCTCAGATTAAGGTCGAATGGAACTCCACGGTTATGCTGCTTAAGGAAGGAGAACTTGACCTCAAGGAGCGATCCGGAAACAGATGCTGCCCGGAAGCTTTTTAGGCTTGAAGAAGGGGATTATGGGAAATGGAGTCCTCTCATAGATCTGCCTTTTTGCGCAGATAAGTGGTGTTTTACTACAGCGGTGGTATATAATTATCTGTATGTCATCGGGGGGTACAGACACCGTGTGAAAAAAGGCTACGAATTCAAGATGGCCTCCTTCCGCTACAACCCACTCACTCATCGGTGGGTGTCGATGGCTCCTCTAATTAAG CACAGACGTCACTTCAGTGCAGCAGTGTGTGAAGAAAGAATCTACGCTGTTGGGGGCTGGTATCTGGATTCACTCGTGACTCCTGACTCCAGTACAGGTGTGTACACCGCTGTGGAGGTGTATGATCCGTGGACGGATGCGTGGTCATTTGTTTCTTCCCTCCCTCTGACGGACTTCCAGTTTAGTCTTTCTCTCTCCCACGATTCCCCCCTTACCACCAGCCTGGGACACTGCCTCTATGTACTGGGGAACATCGCGAGAACCGGAGAAAAACTGGTTCTGCGCTACGATACTAGACAAG ACTGCTGGTGCGAATTGCTCCCCACACTCACCCGATCGAGCGCAGACCTCCCCAGTCTCCACTTCCTGGGAGCTGCCGATAGTCAGTTGATTGTGATTGGTGGTAACAATTCTGAAACCATTGTAACATCATTCTGTGTGGAGTCTAAAAAGTGGGGTCAAATCAGAGCGATGGAAAAGAGCACTTTCATCGGGCAGGGCACCGTTCTTCATAATGATCTCTATACGTCTGGAACAAACCACTCTATAGTTAAAGTGAATCTgcagtctctttctctctctgcacTTCCTTCACTTCCGGTCTCCACCTGTTACGAGAGCCTCTTTCATCTCTGCTTCTGA
- the chkb gene encoding choline/ethanolamine kinase, translating to MQSSHKMTCTSDRDGDLDKCVTGDPNSGNLVDVPGCGDSLMVDDERHPRTASPRANGDDDSEAESHQDGRNVDVDPDTRRRAFNWCRDFLSGSWKTISEHEFRIKIVSGGLSNLLYMCSLPDNVQPAGVEPQRVLLRIYGAILQGVDSLVLESVMFAILAERELGPRLYGIFPEGRLEQYLPSNRLCTEQLGCPEISAEIASKMARFHTMEMPFNKEPKWLFGTIDRYMEQVTTMKFVREAHIKKFNKLMKYDLPAQLESLRSLLASTPSPVVFCHNDVQEGNILMLDGRENSSDKLMLIDFEYSSYNYRGFDFGNHFCEWIYDYTYDQWPFYKAKVENYPNRQQQLHFIRHYLSERGNIAPEDQSRIEEEMIIEANRFALASHFLWGLWSIIQAKISKIEFGYMDYAQHRFDTYFKQKTLVS from the exons ATGCAGTCAAGTCATAAAATGACGTGCACGAGTGATAGAGATGGAGATTTAGACAAATGCGTGACAGGTGACCCGAATTCGGGTAACCTGGTGGACGTACCGGGCTGCGGAGACTCGCTGATGGTGGACGATGAGAGGCACCCGAGGACGGCCAGTCCCCGCGCGAACGGGGATGATGACTCGGAAGCGGAGTCCCATCAGGACGGGCGCAACGTGGATGTGGACCCGGATACGAGGAGAAGGGCGTTTAACTGGTGCCGTGACTTTCTGTCCGGCTCGTGGAAAACTATATCAGAGCATGAGTTTCGCATCAAGATAGTCAG TGGAGGTCTTAGTAACCTGCTGTACATGTGCAGCTTACCCGACAATGTTCAGCCTGCGGGTGTTGAACCACAAAGAGTTCTGCTGCGGATCTACGGGGCCATTCTACAG GGAGTCGATTCTCTTGTTTTGGAAAGCGTGATGTTTGCCATTTTAGCAGAAAGAGAGCTGGGTCCACGTCTCTATGGCATTTTCCCAGAAGGGCGTTTAGAGCAGTACCTGCCT AGTAATCGTTTGTGTACGGAGCAGCTTGGGTGCCCTGAGATTTCGGCAGAAATAGCCAGTAAGATGGCACGATTTCACACCATGGAGATGCCGTTCAATAAGGAACCTAAATGGCTGTTTGGAACCATTGATCG GTACATGGAACAGGTGACGACAATGAAATTTGTGCGTGAAGCTCACATCAAGAAATTTAACAAGTTGATGAAGTATGATCTTCCAGCACAACTGGAGAGTCTGAG GTCACTGCTGGCATCAACTCCCTCACCAGTAGTATTCTGCCATAATGATGTACAGGAAg GGAATATCCTCATGTTGGATGGCAGGGAAAATTCATCTGATAAACTTATGCTCATTGACTTCGAATACAGCAGCTATAACTACAG GGGTTTTGATTTTGGGAATCATTTTTGTGAATGGATTTATGACTACACGTATGACCAGTGGCCGTTCTACAAGGCAAAGGTGGAAAATTATCCCAACAGACAACAGCAA TTACATTTTATTAGACACTATCTGTCAGAAAGAGGAAACATAGCACCTGAAGATCAGTCCAGGATTGAAGAGGAGATGATCATTGAGGCAAACCG GTTTGCCCTTGCGTCTCATTTCCTCTGGGGTTTGTGGTCCATTATACAAGCTAAGATCTCCAAAATCGAGTTTGGATACATG GATTATGCACAGCACAGGTTTGACACGTACTTCAAACAGAAGACGCTCGTTTCTTAA